In the genome of Sulfurimonas autotrophica DSM 16294, the window ATAGAGTAAAAAATAACTCCTCTATACATACTCAGTCCTCTTTTAGATATTCGAGATCGTTTTTTAATCGAAGTTCCTGACTCAATTGTGATAGGATCTAATCCCAGTAGTGCTGTAATTTGTTGTCTATTTGCATTGGGATAATTTAAAAAAAGATGCAAAAGAAATATTCCAACTAGAGTTCCAACACCCTTGATTGAGATAATATGAGCAAAAGCTTTCTTGAGTACTTCATCATTAGTTATGATTGCTTTTGCTTTGTTGATTAGCTCTTGTTGTTCCTTGTCTATACGAGCAATATTCTTCTTTACATCTTTAAGTATATAGTTTGAACTTTTATTTGTAGTTACAGCTTCATTATAGTTTTTAAAGGCAACTTTTTGCTTTTGTAAGAAGCGATAATAGCCCACAAGCTCTCTTAATGCATCAACTGTAGGATTTTTTACAGGTACCGCAATATCTTTTTTATTAATCATCATTTGCATATTAAAAAGCATCTGTGCATCTGAGATATCAGTTTTATTTCTATTACCTAGAGACTTAGAAAAGTTTGAACTAACAAAAGTATTTACCATATAAGCATATACATTATTTTCGGCACAAAATTTTGTTAATGCAACACTATAATTTGCAGTTGGTTCATAAATAAAAACAAAAGGTTTATCGTTTTTATAAAGCTTCTTCAATGTTTTATAAAATGTCTTAAGACTTTTTTCTTCGTTATTTATCTCAACAGAAGAGTCATTGACTTCAATATAAATTTGAAGTGTTCTTTTAGCAACATCTATCCCTATAAAATTATACATGTATTCCTCCTAATTAGGAGAATTCATTGATTAGAGTTTTATACTCCATGAGCTGCTACACATTACTTCGTCTCTTTAATACAGCCTAGTTATAACTGGCTTTGTTGCCACTCAAGTTTTACGTGTAGCTATCCAACTGTGTCACAATCTTACTCAGCTTGAATAGATTCAGAATTTTTGTCGATATGCTACTTGAATTCTCTCTTTTGTATTATAAGAGATTTTTGAACGGTCCCTGGAAATTTTTCAAATGACAAACAGCTAAAAGGAAAACACAAAGGTAAATTTAGAAAACGAGCAGGAAACTACAGAATAATATACCTAAAAGAAAATGACTATTTAGTTATCTCTGTCATTAGAATTGCTCATAGAAAAGAAGTTTACTAAACTTCTAACAAAACAGAGCAGCCAATAAATTACCTAACGGCAATTTATTGGGAGACCGTTAAAAACTATTTACTCCCAGTCTAGCAGTCTTTGTTGACCTTCTAGAGCTCTAATTTCAGTAACATCTTGACTAACTTCAATAACACCTTTATAAGTTCCATCATCGTCTCGTATTGCAAAATAACGAATATGAATAAACTTTTCCTTAAATGTTATCCAAAACTCCGCCTCATCACGTCTGCCTGCTTTAAACTCACGTAAAATCATAAGAACTTGATCAACAGATTTTGGAGGATGACAAAACTTGACTTCTCGCCCTATTATACCGGCACTTCTAGGAAATACTCTCTTGTCCCCGCGGTTATAAAAAATAACGATGTCATTTTCATCTACATAGGTAATATCAACAGGCATAAACTTAAGTAACAAATTAATCTGCTCTGGCAACATATGTCCTTGGTCGAGGTCTATACGGTCATCAAGTGAAAAAGGCAAATCTCTTTTTTTAGTATCTTGTGATGGATGAATATAGTCTTCAACAAGTGGAGGATACAGTTCAGGTGCTTCATCGAACATCCAACCTATTTCAGCATCTCCATCACGCATTTCTCTCCAATCAGCATCATCCAACATATCAAAAGCCCTTGGAAGCAATCGTCCCTCTTCCACTTGCATAATATGTTCTAAGTTATGAAAAAGATTTTGAAGCACCATATATATAGACGTAATCTCTTTTTGCTCAACCACTATACGAGCTTGTTTTATTATGGCTCTTATATCATCATGAAAAGCCCACATATTTTGAGATGGAGATGTCCAACCATACTTTTCCAAGTATGGAAAAAGTTGATTCTCTTTTCTTGCAAAATGTTTTTCAACACGACAAAGAGTTTCAAATTGTTCTCTAAATGCTTCAAAGTTTTCATCTTTATCTATACTATTAATGATAGCCATTAACTCGCGCATAAGCATATTTTCTTCCAAATAAACCTTTACAGGATGACCTTGTGGTAAATTATTATAATCACTCATATTTTTCCTATATTTATATTTTCCCGGATTATACTATTTTATGATTTCTTTTTTTTTGATTTATGATAAGATAAAGGAATGAATTAACATTGTAGCTCTTTCAAGGCAAACATACAGTATAATAAAAAACAAAAATATATAAATATCGGAACAACTATGCCCTTTTCTACACTCAATTTATCTAGCACCTTGCAAAAAACACTTCAAGACAAAGGTTTTAAAAAACCGACACCCATACAGGAAAAAGTTATACCTTTAGTGCTAAACAACAAAGATGTCATAGCACAGGCACAAACAGGAAGTGGAAAAAGTGCAAGTTTTGTTCTGCCGCTTTTACAGCTTTGGAGCCAAAAGCGAGACAACGCAAAAAAAGGAAAAATCAAAATCCTTGTTTTGACGCCTACGCGAGAACTCACGCTTCAAGTGGCAGAGGTTTTTGAAGAATTCTCAAAAGATTTAGCTAAGAAACCACAAATAGTAAGCCTCATAGGTGGCGAAAGTATAGGTGAGCAACTTTACAATATTCAACAGGGCTGTGATGTTTTAGTGGCTACAAGTGGACGTTTTTTAGATGTTTTAAAGAAAAAACAGATGAATTTGTCTCATTTAAATTACCTGGTGCTCGATGAAGCGGATAAAATGCTAAACTTTGATTTTACTGAAGAGCTTGACCTTGTTTTAGAGTCTTTACCCGCAAAACGACAAAACCTGCTTTTCTCAGCCACATATCCGCCAAAAATGCTGGATTTAGTTTCAAAAATCATGAGCAACCCTTTACATGTAACCATAGAGCAAAAACCTACAGTAGAAAACATCAGGCAAAGAGTCATAGAAGTTGACAATGAAAAAAGAGGCCCTCTTTTGCGTCATCTGCTCAAAGAACATAAATACAAACGAGTCCTGGTTTTCATGGCAAATAAACGAGCAACCGACAACATAGCTGAGAAGTTTAGAAAGTACGGCATCGAAGCAGCCTCGTTTAATGCAGACTTAGAACAAGACATAAGAAATGACACGCTTCAAGCATTTAAAGAAGCAAAAATAAATGTTCTTTTTGCAACAGATATTGCAGCACGTGGGCTGGACATTGATAACATCGACTGCATCATAAACTACGACCTGCCACGCTCACCTGCTGATTATATTCACCGCATAGGACGAACAGCCAGAGCAGGTAAATCCGGTGAAGCAATATCTTTCATAAACCATGAAACACAAGAACATTTTAAACTTATAGAAAAACGCAGCCATATAAAGCTGACTCGTGAATCGATACAAGGGTTTGAGCTGACAGGTGAAGCACCTAAAAAAGTAAAAGGCCCTGCCCCTGTAAAAGGCAAAGGAAAAAGCAAAAAAGACAAATTAAGAGAAATTAAGTTAAGAAATGGAGATTTAAAATGCTAGAACAATTTTTACATGCTCAATGGCTTGAACTTATCGTCGTTGTCATTGCCGGTTTTTTAATCGGTCTTGAAATCAAAGAGTATAGGATGCATAATGATTCAGCTAAAGAGATAGGAAGTGTCCGAACTTACGCTTTTATATCTCTAATGAGTTATGTTTTTGCCAAAATCAATATTTATCTCTATCTTGTCGGTTATATCGCAATTATTTCACATTTTATTCTTTTTTATTTTTTCAAACTTCGAGTAAGACGAACAGGAATTTTACTTTTTCTTCTTACGAGTTTAGTTTATAGTTTTGGAATTGTCGTTATCAAATATAATATTTGGTTTTTACTTACTATTTTTGTTGCCATCATATTTATCTCAAATATAAACAGAAAGCTTGAACATTTTTATAGCATCTTTGATGAGAGAGAGATAGAAACATTTGCAAAACTTTTACTTCTGAGCGGTGTCATTTTACCTATTTTGCCACAAACACAAATTTCCGAATTTATACCAGTATCTTTTTTCAAAGTATGGCTGGCTGTCGTTGTCGTTTCACTTTTCTCGTATGTTGGATATGTCTTAAAAAAATATGTTTTTAAAGACAAAGGATACTTTTTCACAGGAATACTTGGAGGAATCTATTCAAGCACTGCAACAACTATTGTGCTTGCAAAAAAATCAGCCACTAATTCTACTCCTTACCTGTTTGCTGCCTCTATTCTTATCGCAACAGCTTTAATGTATGTCCGCCTTTTAGGTATTGCATATGCATTCAATTTTCAAATTGCTTCAAATTTAGCACTTCCATTTATAGCATTGACTTTACTTACTGCAGTAATTTCTATCTATTTTTACAATAAAGCCAAAAAAACTGCACAACAGGACATTGAAGATTCTGAAGATAAAAATCCATTAGAACTTAGTACAGCATTTCTCTTTGCATTTTTATTTATTGCAATGGCGACTATCACACACTTTGTATTGAAAAACTATGGAGATTTAGGATTAAACATCCTCTCTTTTATCGTAGGTTTCACAGATATAGACCCATTTGTACTCTCTATTCTCTCTTCAAAATTTAATGTAACTGTGGAGTCGGCAACAACAGCTATTTTAATAGCGACAGGAAGCAACAATATTCTCAAAGCATTTTATGCATATATATTTTCAAAAAACTCAGCCGGAAAAATAAGTGCACTTGCACTCATTATTTTAGGAGGATTAACTATTGGTGTCGGATTTATACCTAACTTACTTTTGTAACCAACTCTGGCACTTAATTCCGCTTACGCTATAATTCGCTCAAACAATTAAGGAATTTTTTTATGAGCGAAGAGACTTCACAACCGCAAAAAAAATACTATGACAACATTAGTATCGGCAACCGCACAAAGCAACTGGTTTTTTTTGTAGAACAACATGACAAACCTGTACACTTCGAGCTTTTTCTCAAAGAAAACTCACTTCTCAAAACAGTAGTTACATGTAAAAGTAAAAAAGCAGCTGATACTCTTGGCACCCACCTCAAACAAAAAAATATAAATGCCATAGTCATTCACGGAAACCACAGAGCATCTCAAATAGAAGAGGCCTCTGTTGCATTTAACAATGATGAGAGTGCCCTTCTTATCACTACGAGTAAAATTTATGAAATGTTAGAGCTTGAAAACATACAAAGGGTAGTAAGTTACGACCTCCCTTTTGAACCGCAGAGTTATTTTGAAACACTTAAAGCTGTGGACGAAACAGGCGAGTCCATTTTGTTTGTCAGTGCTGAGGATGAAAAGATGCTTGAAACCTTAGAATTTATGATGAAATGCGAGCTTCCTCAAGAAGAATTGGAATCTTTTACGCATACACCACTTAAACAAACAAGCCAATCTAAAAATAAAAAACCCCGCCATAAAAAAATGAAAAAAAGAATTTAACCCATGCAAACACTCATTGCCCTGCTCTGCGAAAAGACCAAACTAAAACAAGAACATATAAAAAACATACTCAAGCTTCTCAATGATGGTTCTACCATTCCGTTTATTGCGAGGTACCGCAAAGAGATGACAGGAGGAGCTGATGATGAAGTTCTTCGTGATTTTGAGTCAATTTACCTCAGTAGTAAAAAACTACTGGAGAGAAAAACAGAAATTTCACGTCTTATACAAGAAAGAGCAACACTGACAGAGGCTCTTAAAGTGAGCATACAAAAAGCTGACACACTTAGAGTTCTTGAAGACATATACAGACCTTTTAAAGAGAAAAAAAACACCAGAGCAACTGCTGCTGCAGCCAATGGGTTGATTCCTCTGGCAAATACTTTGCAAACTGCCAGACTTACTCAGAAAGAATTTCAGACAGAAGCAAAAAAGTTTCTAAAAAAAGATGTTAACACTGTCGCCGATGCCATTAAAGGCGCTCAGGATATTTTAGCAGAACACTATGCCGAACTTCCCCGTGAAAGAGAAGCTGTTCGTAATACTATACTGAGATTTGGAAATCTTGAAACTAAAAAAACAAAGACCTTTGACCCTGCGGGCAGTTATAAAAATCTTGCAGATAAAAGTGAAAAGGTCGCGTACATCCCGTCTCATAGATACTTAGCTATTATGAGAGCCGTAAAAGAAAAAGAACTAAGCGTAAAAATCACTATAGACACAGACAGAATTTTTGAAAATATCAAACAATACAAAATTCCAAGCAATGCAAAAAGCAGTTCTGTTTTGCTTTTTGAAGCTTACAAAGACGGTTTTAAAAGGCTGCTTTATCCTTCTTTGGAGCGAGAAGTACATGCCCAGCTCAAAGAAAAAGCAGACACTTCGGCCATATCTGTTTTTGGAAAAAATTTGAGTCAGCTTCTTATGAGTAGACCGGTAACCAACAGAGTTATTTTGGGCGTTGACCCGGCATTTGTAAGCGGTTGCAAGCTCGCTGTCATAGATGAAAACGGCAACTACCTTGAACATGCCGTAATTTACCCTACGAAACCTAAAGAAGATTACAACTCTTCAAAAAATAAAGTGCTTTTTCTTGCAAAGAAGTATGACATAACAGGTGTAGCTATAGGCAATGGCACAGCCTCAAGAGAAACACAGGAATTTTTTGCAAGACTCAACTCTGAAGAAAATGCCGATCTTAGTTATACGGTTGTATCAGAAGCAGGTGCTTCGGTATACAGTGCCTCCAAGCTGGCACAAGATGAATACCCTGCTTTGGACGTAACTATAAGAGGAGCAATCTCTATAGCACAAAGGCTGCGTGACCCTATGGCAACTTTTGTAAAAATAGACCCAAAATCTCTTGGTATCGGGCAGTATCAACATGATGTAGACCAAAAACAACTCAAAAAAAGATTAGATGACACAACTATGGATATAGTCAACCGTGTAGGAGTAGACATTAACTCGGCATCTGCCCAACTGCTTACACATGTAGCCGGCATCGGTAATACAATAGCAAAAAATATAATCAGCTACAGAGATGAGCATGGAAACTTTACAACAAAAAGCCAACTCCTTAACGTAAAAGGTTTGGGAAAAAAAGCGTATGAGCAGGCAGTTGGTTTTATTCGTATCAAAGGCTCCAAAAATATTTTTGACAATACCGGAATACATCCTGAAAATTATAAAGCGGCTCTATATCTACAAAATATGAACCTGGATAATTTGGATGTATGTCAAACAGCAAAAGAGTTGGATATTGGAGTACAAACTCTGCAAGATATTATCAAAGAGTTGCAAAAGCCTGGATTTGACCCCAGAGAAGATTTACCTGACATTCCTTTTAAAGAAGGTCTTAGCAATATTAAAATGCTCAAAGAGGGAAGTTTTGTTAGTGGTATAGTAAGAAATATAGCTGACTTTGGAGCATTTATAGATATTGGCCTTAAAAATGACGGGTTGATTCATATTTCAAAAATGAGTACAAAAAGAGTCAAACACCCATTGGAAATATTGACACTCAATCAATATCTGCCACAAATTGAAATTGTTTCGATAGACTACAACAGCGGTAAAATTGGCTTGAGCTTAATTTAGGCTCTTTGTAATAAAAATACCAAAAGGAAAATAATGCCCTTAGATTTATCGGAATCACTTGTTATAGGAATATCAGCTACTGCGTTATTTGATTTATCCCAAGCAGATAAAATATTTAAAGAAAAAATTGACAAAGATCCTGAAACAGCGATTGAAGAATATAGAAAATATATGCTCAAAAATGAAGAAAAGCCTTTAGCAGACGGTACAGGTATGCCTTTGGTAAAAGCACTGCTCAACCTGAATAAGTTCCAAAAAGAAGGTGAAGCGCCTATAGTTGAAGTTATTGTTATGTCGAGAAACAGCCCTGAAACAGGTTTTAGAGTGCTTAATGAAATAAGAAGAAGAAATTTGCAGATTTCCAGATCAGCATTTACGGCAGGCGAATCCAATGTTGATTATCTTGAAGCTTTTTATGTAGATTTGTTTTTAACTACAAATGAGAGTGATGCCCAAAAAGTTATCGACAGCAATGTATGTGCCGCAGCAATTGTTAAAGCTCCGCCCAAAGCAGTTAAACATTTAGATGAAGACCAGGTGCGTTTTGCTTTTGATGCTGATGCCGTGATATTTAATGAAGAGAGTGAAATTGTCAATCAAACAGAAGGCCTCTCGACATTTCATGCCAATGAAGACAATAAGCAAGACACACCATTAGCAAGTGGACCTCATGCAAATTTATTGATTAAATTATCGAAAATGCAAGAGCGTTTACCCGGTCGTATTGAACTTTCGCCTGTTAAGCTGGCAATAATGACGGCAAGAAACAGCCCTGCTGAAATGAGAGTCATCAAAACACTCAGAGATTGGAATGTTTATGTTGATGAGGCCTTTTTTCTTGGAGGGCTGGAAAAAAGCAGATTTTTAAAAGCTTTTAAGCCACATATATTTTTTGATGACCAAGATTCGCATTTAGACCCTGCAGCAGCAGATATTCCATCTGCTAAAGTTCTTTACCCAAGCAGTTCGCCCTTAACTGAGTTGATAAAAAATAAAAAAGGAAAAAAAAGTGATTAGCTGCCAGCTATATGATTATATAGAGATAGCCTGTATGTACCGCTATCCTGTCAAACTAACGATGAAGTCGGGCACTGTTGTTGAAGCAAAAGCACTTGACACCGCTCGTAATGAAAATCATCAGGAATGTATCAAAGTAAAGATCGATAACAATGAAAAATTGATTGTACTTGATGAAATCGCCACACTTGAAGCTTCTGTTAAAAACCCGCATTTTCAAATTGTCTCCTTAATCTAAAATTAATAAATTTGACTTTTTTAAAAATTTTAGTTAAAATGCCTACAAGTTGAGTCACTTATAGTAAAGTGACTTAACTTCAGGAGACTAAAATGAATTATTATGAAACAATACCAGAAAAAGAAAAAATTAAATGTTTATTATGTCAGCATTACTGTCAAATGAAAGAGGGGCAAGTGGGTGTATGCGGAGTCAATAAAAATGAAAATGGGGAACTCAAAACTCTTGTTTACGGGCATCCGAGTACTATAAATCTTGACCCTGTTGAGAAAAAACCGATATATCATCTGCTGCCGGGCACTACTGCCCTTTCCTTTGGAACAGTCGGGTGTAATTTCAAATGTCCGTTTTGCCAAAACTGGCAGATTTCGCAAGAGCATACAGTAGATACCAGTATAGAAGTATCCCCTGAAAAAATGGTCGATTTAGCTATAGAAAATGGAGCTTCTTCCATTGCCTATACCTATAATGAACCTACTATATTTTACCCTTATGCTAAAGACATCGGTGTCATAGCAAGACAAAAAGGGCTGAAAAATATTTTTGTCACGAACGGATTTGAAACACCGGAAGTTGTTAAAGATATGGCTTCATGGCTTGATGCTGCCAATGTAGACCTTAAAAGCTGGGATGACGCTTATTACAAAAAAGTGTTAAAAGGTGGACTAGAGGCCGTAAAAGATACCTTGCGAGGCATGGTAAAAGAGGGCATTTGGGTAGAAGTAACCACTCTTTTAATAGAAGGTGACAATGATAGTGACAAAGACTTGGAAGAAATGGCATCATTTATAGCCAATGAGCTTGGCATACATGTACCATGGCATTTAAGCGCTTTTCATCCTGATTATAAAATGCAGGACCATGAATATACAAAACTGCAAACGTTGCAGCGTGCCAGCGACATAGCAAAAAAAGCAGGTTTATTATATGTTTATATGGGTAATGTTCCTGTTCACGGGGACACATATTGTCCCGATTGTGGAACTTTACTTATAGATAGGACCGGTTATTCGGTTACGAAAAATGCTCTTGTTGATGGACATTGTCCAAAATGTAACAGAGCTATAGAAGGAGTATGGAAATGAGTATAAGAAAAGATGCGGTTGCGGGGCAGTTTTATCCGGCAAGTAAAGAAGAAATAGAAAAAATGTTCAGTCATTACAATAAAATAATAGATGAGTCTATAAAAGATGAAGCTATATTAAATTTAAAACCAAGAGCTATTATTGTACCACATGCAGGGTATGTTTATTCTGCATTTACGGCGAATATAGCCTTTAGACTGCTCAAAAACTCTCATGCTAAACGTGTAGTAGTTATTGGACCGAGTCATCGAGTTTATTTAAATGGTACGAGTGTTGCCGAGTATGACAGCTATGAAACACCACTTGGAAATCTCTCCATAGATAAAAAGCTTGCAGATGAATTGATAGAAAAATTTGACTTACATTTTCAAGCAGATGCACATTCAGAGCATTCTACAGAAGTACAGATGCCATTTGTAAAAAATTACCTGCCAAATGCTTCTGTTGTAGAGCTTGTTTATGGAAACGAAGACCCGGTCAATTTAGGAAAAGTCATTAATTATCTTTTAAAAGATGAAGATACTACTGTTGTCATTAGTACGGATTTGAGTCATTATTATGACATAGATAAAGCTAATCAGCTTGACAGCATTTGTCTTGAAGCAGTAGCAAAGCTTAACCCGACTGAATTACATCAAGGCTGTGAAGCCTGCGGTAAAATAGGCGTTGAAGCAATGCTTATAGCGGCAAAAGAGAACGGACTAAAACCGACACTGCTTGATTATAGAACCAGTGCTGATGCAAGCGGAGACAAATCGCAAGTTGTCGGCTATATGAGTGCTGCGTTTACAGAGTAAATTTTTACTTCAACACAATCCATAAATGGCTGTACCAATACCATGCATTACCTTTTGCATGTGCGGTACAGGTGTAATGGTTACGCGGATAAAGTAAAGGCAATTCTGATTCTATTTTTACTGTTGTCTCAGTCAGCCATTGCATGGTTATTTTTTTTCCATCAGATGTAAAACACTGTAAATCTTTGAGTGGTTTTTTCAATGTCAAAATCAAAAAAGGCGGGTTGTTTGATTTGTCAAGAAGTGTATCTTTGTTTGAAATACTCTCTAATGGTAAAGGCAGTGTATTTATTTTCAATACAAACTGATCCATCTCTCCAAAACCTCCCGACATTGGAAATCTTGTCAAAGCCATAAAATTACTCTCACGTGAAATCGGAGCAGAATTTTGCGCGACACCCACATAGCCTAAACTTTTTACTAATTTCATTAATCTCACATCATACTCACCAAAAGGATAAGCCAGTATTTTTGGGTCAGTACAGACTTTTTTACCAAGCTCTTTTTCTATTTTTACTTCGCACATCTCAATCTCTTTTGTAACATACTTTTTATAATTTTTAGGGTTCTTTATGCCGTCTCGTACAAGATACTGATGCGAATAGGTATGATTTGCGTACTCTGCGCCATATTTTCCCATCTCCCGCATCTCATCCCAGGTTAAATAATGTACAGACTCATGAACAATAGGCGCAGAGTTCACAAATATAGTAAAAGGGAGTTTATACTTTTTGAGTAAGGGATAGGCTTTTGTATATACACTGTGATACGCATCATCTATGGTGATTGAGACAGTTTTATCAGGAAGTTCTTTTTTCTCCAGCAAATATTTAACTATTTTAGAAAGCGGCCAGACAGTATAATTATTTTTTACCAAATACTCTACCTGTTGTGTAAAAAGTTCCATAGATATACTTGTAGAGGGATATTTCATTTCATCAAATCTATGATACTGTAAAACTACGGCATGATTTTGCATAGCTAACAAGGAAGCTTGGATGGTAAATATGACAAATATATAATTTATAAGTATTTTCATAGCCATATTATATCTTTATTAGATTTAGATATAATTATTTTCATAACTAAAATTTTTTTAATTAAAAATTATGTATTTTAGAGTTATTTGTGTTACAATGTATTAGTATTAAAAATTATAAGTAGAAAAGGATTTATAATGTCGCGTAAAGATTTGAATTTCAAGAAATTTGAAACAATGCTCAAAAAAGAGAAAGAAAAAATTGAAAAGAATTTAAAAATCATTAAAGATGAAGTTAATACAATTGCGAGAGAAGATGAAATTGATGATACTGTAGATATGGCAGAACTTCAAATAGAAAATAAAATAGATCAAACAATTCTACATAAATTAGAAGCTGAAATTCTGAATATAAATGATGCTTTAAAACGTATTAAATCAGGAACTTACGGTATTTGTGAAAAAACTGGCATGCCAATTCCTGTTGAGCGATTATTGGCAAATCCGTCGGCACGAACAATAGAAGATGAATAAATAGCATATTATTCTCCCCAATTAAGTTTTTCTTTAAGAACATCAAAATAGTTAAACTCATTTCTATGAATGAGTTTAACTTTATTTTTTGCCAGTTGTATATGTATGCTTTGTCCGCTTTCAAGCTCAAGTTTGTCTTGACCATCAATAATGACAAGTGCTTTATCCTGTGGTGTTTTCATCTCTATGGAAAATTCTCCCGGAAGAACAACAGGTCTTTGTGTCAAAGAGTGCGGACAGATTGGCGTAAGTGCAAATACATTGGTTAGAGGAAAAAGTACCGGACCGCCGGCTGAGAGGTTGTAAGCTGTCGAACCTGTCGGTGTTGCGACAATAACACCATCACCATAATAGGTATTGAAAGCTTTTGAATCAACCAAAGTTTCTACATGAATCATATTTGAAACAGATGGGCGAGTAATTACTATATCATTAAAAGCATATAATATCACTTCTTTTTTATTTTGTATAAACTGAGCTTCAAGTATTGAGCGTTCATCAACTCGGTAATCACCTGCAACCAATTTAGCTACAAAAGCATCCAACTCATCAAGATTGATATCTGCTAAAAAACCAAGATTTCCCGCATAAATACCAAAAACAGGAATATCATACTTAAAAGAACGCCTAACAGTCGAAATAAGTGTTCCGTCTCCACCAAGTGTAACCAAGGCATCACAGTTTTGGCACAACAAGTCAAATTCCATGCCCATAACACCAATCATCCCGCCACTGATACTCTCAACCACTACTTCAATGTCATACTTTAAAAAAATTTTTTCAAGCTTATAGTAACTTTTTTTTAGTTCAGGTGTAGAAGGGCGTAAAATCACACCAATTTTTTTGATTATTTTTTTTTGCAAAGTTTGCTCTTTTATTGGGAATATTTTGTCAATTATACTATATTTTCGATATAATCACGAAAATTATTTATATAGGACTCTATATTTTGAGAACTCATTACTGTACAGATTTAAATGAAACAAATGTTGGAGAAGATGTCGTACTGACTGGTTGGGCGAATAACTATCGTGACCACGGTGGAATCATTTTCATAGATTTACGTGACAAAACAGGGCTTATTCAGCTTACATGTGACCCTGAAGATTC includes:
- a CDS encoding NAD(+)/NADH kinase encodes the protein MQKKIIKKIGVILRPSTPELKKSYYKLEKIFLKYDIEVVVESISGGMIGVMGMEFDLLCQNCDALVTLGGDGTLISTVRRSFKYDIPVFGIYAGNLGFLADINLDELDAFVAKLVAGDYRVDERSILEAQFIQNKKEVILYAFNDIVITRPSVSNMIHVETLVDSKAFNTYYGDGVIVATPTGSTAYNLSAGGPVLFPLTNVFALTPICPHSLTQRPVVLPGEFSIEMKTPQDKALVIIDGQDKLELESGQSIHIQLAKNKVKLIHRNEFNYFDVLKEKLNWGE
- a CDS encoding polysaccharide deacetylase family protein → MKILINYIFVIFTIQASLLAMQNHAVVLQYHRFDEMKYPSTSISMELFTQQVEYLVKNNYTVWPLSKIVKYLLEKKELPDKTVSITIDDAYHSVYTKAYPLLKKYKLPFTIFVNSAPIVHESVHYLTWDEMREMGKYGAEYANHTYSHQYLVRDGIKNPKNYKKYVTKEIEMCEVKIEKELGKKVCTDPKILAYPFGEYDVRLMKLVKSLGYVGVAQNSAPISRESNFMALTRFPMSGGFGEMDQFVLKINTLPLPLESISNKDTLLDKSNNPPFLILTLKKPLKDLQCFTSDGKKITMQWLTETTVKIESELPLLYPRNHYTCTAHAKGNAWYWYSHLWIVLK
- the amrB gene encoding AmmeMemoRadiSam system protein B, whose product is MSIRKDAVAGQFYPASKEEIEKMFSHYNKIIDESIKDEAILNLKPRAIIVPHAGYVYSAFTANIAFRLLKNSHAKRVVVIGPSHRVYLNGTSVAEYDSYETPLGNLSIDKKLADELIEKFDLHFQADAHSEHSTEVQMPFVKNYLPNASVVELVYGNEDPVNLGKVINYLLKDEDTTVVISTDLSHYYDIDKANQLDSICLEAVAKLNPTELHQGCEACGKIGVEAMLIAAKENGLKPTLLDYRTSADASGDKSQVVGYMSAAFTE
- a CDS encoding Rho-binding antiterminator, which translates into the protein MYRYPVKLTMKSGTVVEAKALDTARNENHQECIKVKIDNNEKLIVLDEIATLEASVKNPHFQIVSLI
- a CDS encoding TraR/DksA C4-type zinc finger protein, which encodes MSRKDLNFKKFETMLKKEKEKIEKNLKIIKDEVNTIAREDEIDDTVDMAELQIENKIDQTILHKLEAEILNINDALKRIKSGTYGICEKTGMPIPVERLLANPSARTIEDE
- the amrS gene encoding AmmeMemoRadiSam system radical SAM enzyme, producing MNYYETIPEKEKIKCLLCQHYCQMKEGQVGVCGVNKNENGELKTLVYGHPSTINLDPVEKKPIYHLLPGTTALSFGTVGCNFKCPFCQNWQISQEHTVDTSIEVSPEKMVDLAIENGASSIAYTYNEPTIFYPYAKDIGVIARQKGLKNIFVTNGFETPEVVKDMASWLDAANVDLKSWDDAYYKKVLKGGLEAVKDTLRGMVKEGIWVEVTTLLIEGDNDSDKDLEEMASFIANELGIHVPWHLSAFHPDYKMQDHEYTKLQTLQRASDIAKKAGLLYVYMGNVPVHGDTYCPDCGTLLIDRTGYSVTKNALVDGHCPKCNRAIEGVWK
- a CDS encoding 5'-nucleotidase; amino-acid sequence: MPLDLSESLVIGISATALFDLSQADKIFKEKIDKDPETAIEEYRKYMLKNEEKPLADGTGMPLVKALLNLNKFQKEGEAPIVEVIVMSRNSPETGFRVLNEIRRRNLQISRSAFTAGESNVDYLEAFYVDLFLTTNESDAQKVIDSNVCAAAIVKAPPKAVKHLDEDQVRFAFDADAVIFNEESEIVNQTEGLSTFHANEDNKQDTPLASGPHANLLIKLSKMQERLPGRIELSPVKLAIMTARNSPAEMRVIKTLRDWNVYVDEAFFLGGLEKSRFLKAFKPHIFFDDQDSHLDPAAADIPSAKVLYPSSSPLTELIKNKKGKKSD